One Microbacterium esteraromaticum genomic window carries:
- a CDS encoding alpha/beta fold hydrolase, producing the protein MAAPRTAEFVDAHGIAVVYDVHEAAGPARGVVQLLHGVGEHAGRYVRTIEALTGAGFHVYADDHRGHGRTGIRQHGGPAKLGRLGPGGLRAAVDACWQLTEIIRSEHPDLPLVLLGHSWGSFLSQKLLNMHPEAYDAVVLTGSALLTPADLNPRPLNAHWRGPDATGLEWLSRDETVWAAFRDDPLTTEVPLLRLFGPIEAARLYGLPKKDLGHEIPILLMVGRDDPVGGPRSVHKLAAAYRSRSGLSDVTTLVYPDARHELFNELQQDDVRADLLAWLDARIPAQR; encoded by the coding sequence ATGGCCGCCCCCCGCACTGCTGAGTTCGTCGATGCCCACGGCATCGCCGTCGTCTACGACGTGCACGAGGCCGCAGGCCCCGCCAGGGGAGTCGTGCAGCTGCTGCACGGCGTCGGCGAGCACGCCGGACGCTATGTCCGCACCATCGAGGCATTGACCGGTGCCGGGTTCCACGTCTACGCCGACGATCATCGAGGACACGGCAGAACGGGCATCCGCCAGCACGGCGGACCGGCGAAGCTCGGGCGTCTCGGCCCCGGTGGACTGCGTGCCGCGGTCGACGCGTGCTGGCAGCTCACCGAGATCATCCGGTCGGAGCATCCCGACCTGCCGCTGGTGCTGCTCGGTCACTCGTGGGGCTCATTCCTGTCGCAGAAGCTGCTGAACATGCATCCGGAGGCGTACGACGCCGTCGTGCTCACGGGATCCGCGCTGCTCACCCCTGCCGACCTGAACCCGCGTCCGCTGAACGCGCACTGGCGCGGCCCCGACGCCACCGGGCTCGAGTGGCTCTCGCGCGACGAGACGGTCTGGGCGGCGTTCCGCGACGACCCGCTGACGACCGAGGTGCCGCTGCTCAGACTCTTCGGCCCGATCGAGGCCGCACGGCTGTACGGCCTGCCGAAGAAGGACCTCGGCCACGAGATCCCGATACTGCTGATGGTCGGCCGCGACGACCCGGTCGGCGGTCCGCGCAGCGTGCACAAGCTCGCCGCTGCCTACCGCAGCCGCTCCGGCCTCTCCGACGTGACCACCCTCGTCTACCCCGACGCGCGTCACGAGCTGTTCAACGAGCTGCAGCAGGACGACGTGCGCGCCGACCTGCTCGCCTGGCTCGACGCCCGCATCCCGGCGCAGCGCTGA
- a CDS encoding lipoyl protein ligase domain-containing protein, whose protein sequence is MHGEYKVPGGKLVVVDLEVEDGLIRDFRLAGDFFLEPDTALEAINAAVEGMPIEADVATIAAAVRAALPDGAQLLGFSPEAVGTVVRRALVTAPGWRDFDWEIVHEKAVSPRMNLALDEVLTSRVGEGRRRPTLRIWEWDESAVVIGSFQSYRNEVDPEGAARHGFDVVRRISGGGAMMMAAGQIITYSLYVPASLVQGMTFADSYAFLDDWVLHALRSVGIEATYQPLNDIASPTGKIGGAAQKRLANGGVLHHATISYDIDGQTMTEVLRIGREKLSDKGTVSAAKRVDPLRTQTGMERAEIIERFKATFRALTGAEDGAITPDEYADAEALVESKFATDAWLHRVP, encoded by the coding sequence GTGCATGGTGAGTACAAGGTTCCAGGGGGAAAGCTCGTCGTCGTCGACCTCGAGGTCGAAGACGGTCTGATCCGCGACTTCCGTCTCGCGGGCGACTTCTTCCTCGAGCCCGACACGGCCCTGGAGGCGATCAACGCCGCGGTGGAGGGGATGCCGATCGAGGCGGACGTCGCCACGATCGCCGCCGCCGTGCGCGCAGCTCTTCCCGACGGCGCTCAGCTGCTCGGCTTCTCACCCGAGGCGGTGGGGACCGTGGTGCGCCGCGCACTGGTGACCGCGCCGGGGTGGCGCGACTTCGACTGGGAGATCGTGCACGAGAAGGCCGTCTCGCCGCGCATGAACCTCGCGCTCGACGAGGTGCTCACCTCGCGGGTGGGCGAGGGCCGCCGTCGCCCGACTCTGCGCATCTGGGAGTGGGACGAGTCGGCCGTCGTGATCGGGTCGTTCCAGTCGTACCGCAACGAGGTCGACCCAGAGGGGGCCGCGCGGCACGGCTTCGACGTGGTGCGCCGGATCTCGGGCGGCGGGGCCATGATGATGGCAGCCGGGCAGATCATCACCTACTCGCTGTACGTGCCCGCATCGCTCGTGCAGGGCATGACCTTCGCCGACTCGTACGCCTTCCTCGACGACTGGGTGCTGCACGCGCTGCGCTCGGTCGGGATCGAGGCCACGTACCAGCCGCTGAACGACATCGCCTCGCCCACGGGCAAGATCGGCGGCGCCGCGCAGAAGCGTCTCGCGAACGGAGGTGTGCTGCACCACGCGACCATCTCGTACGACATCGACGGTCAGACGATGACCGAGGTGCTGCGCATCGGCCGTGAGAAGCTCAGCGACAAGGGCACCGTCTCCGCGGCCAAGCGGGTCGACCCGCTGCGCACGCAGACCGGCATGGAGAGAGCCGAGATCATCGAGCGCTTCAAGGCCACGTTCCGCGCGCTGACGGGCGCCGAGGACGGCGCGATCACGCCAGACGAGTACGCCGACGCCGAGGCACTCGTCGAGTCGAAGTTCGCGACCGACGCGTGGCTGCACCGCGTTCCGTGA
- a CDS encoding BCCT family transporter — MSGNRDGSDPNATAVQEGDSGSSRREPQVLTWVFWPAAVIVVVFALFALLLPGVAETAFQAVQTSIVNAFNWYYVLIAAFFVAFCLFLGFSRFGDIKLGRDDEEPEFSLMSWFSLLFAAGMGIGLVFYGVSEPLSHFTDPRPGVDGTPAQLAQAALGQTYLHWGVHAWSIYVIIGLALAYAIHRRRRPISIRWTLEPLLGKKVEGGWGHAIDVIALVGTLFGVATSLGLGVLQMSSGLHAAGIADPDEITQVVLILIISVFVLMSVLSGVTKGMKWLSNANLVLAGLLVVYLLAVGPTEFLLRDFVQSIGYYIQNFVGLSFNVSAFQGAEGEQWQASWTSFYWGWWISWAPFVGIFIARVSKGRTVREFVVGVILVPTLLGILWFAVLGGSALALELAEPGTLTGPEGEVDLQGALFALLQHVPGSTIVSVGAILLLAIFFITSADSGALVMGMIATGGKPEPKRWIRTFFVAVTALLAIALLLSGGLNALQTAAITIALPFSVVMLLMCWSTVVAFSRERRAYAKAERAQFIDKIGDYYGLEVEAHDATGVFGAQPRWMRRLQRTFGLQVAPADPARVTPGALSAESHVDSTPSTLDVDELIAEDELAGLDDPDVRPQDTGPFLKD, encoded by the coding sequence ATGAGCGGAAACAGAGACGGATCCGATCCGAACGCCACCGCGGTGCAGGAGGGGGATTCAGGGTCATCCCGGCGCGAGCCGCAGGTGCTCACGTGGGTCTTCTGGCCCGCGGCCGTGATCGTCGTGGTGTTCGCGCTGTTCGCGCTGCTGCTGCCCGGCGTCGCCGAGACGGCGTTCCAGGCCGTGCAGACCAGCATCGTCAACGCCTTCAACTGGTACTACGTGCTGATCGCCGCGTTCTTCGTCGCGTTCTGCCTGTTCCTCGGGTTCAGCCGCTTCGGCGACATCAAGCTCGGACGAGACGATGAGGAGCCGGAGTTCTCGCTGATGAGCTGGTTCTCGCTGCTGTTCGCGGCGGGCATGGGCATCGGCCTGGTGTTCTACGGCGTCAGCGAGCCGCTCTCGCACTTCACCGACCCGCGCCCAGGGGTCGACGGCACCCCGGCGCAGCTGGCACAGGCGGCTCTCGGCCAGACGTACCTGCACTGGGGCGTGCACGCCTGGTCGATCTACGTGATCATCGGCCTGGCCCTCGCGTATGCCATCCACCGGCGCAGGCGCCCGATCTCGATCCGATGGACCCTCGAGCCCCTGCTCGGGAAGAAGGTCGAGGGCGGCTGGGGCCACGCGATCGATGTGATCGCGCTCGTCGGCACCCTGTTCGGCGTGGCGACCTCGCTGGGCCTCGGCGTGCTGCAGATGAGCTCTGGGCTGCACGCGGCGGGTATCGCAGACCCCGACGAGATCACCCAGGTCGTGCTGATCCTCATCATCTCGGTGTTCGTTCTGATGTCGGTGCTCTCGGGCGTCACCAAGGGCATGAAGTGGCTGTCGAACGCCAACCTCGTGCTCGCCGGCCTGCTGGTCGTCTATCTGCTCGCCGTGGGGCCGACGGAGTTCCTGCTGCGCGATTTCGTGCAGTCGATCGGCTACTACATCCAGAACTTCGTCGGGCTCTCGTTCAACGTCAGCGCCTTCCAGGGCGCGGAGGGCGAGCAGTGGCAGGCGTCGTGGACCTCGTTCTACTGGGGCTGGTGGATCTCGTGGGCGCCCTTCGTCGGGATCTTCATCGCGCGCGTGTCGAAGGGCCGCACGGTGCGCGAGTTCGTCGTCGGAGTGATCCTCGTGCCGACGCTGCTGGGCATCCTGTGGTTCGCTGTGCTCGGCGGCTCGGCGCTGGCGCTCGAGCTGGCAGAACCCGGCACGCTGACCGGCCCCGAGGGCGAGGTCGACCTGCAGGGCGCGCTCTTCGCACTGCTGCAGCACGTGCCGGGCTCGACGATCGTCAGCGTCGGCGCGATCCTGCTGCTCGCGATCTTCTTCATCACCTCTGCCGACTCGGGCGCGCTGGTGATGGGCATGATCGCCACGGGCGGCAAGCCGGAGCCGAAGCGCTGGATCCGCACGTTCTTCGTCGCGGTCACCGCATTGCTCGCCATCGCCCTGCTGCTCTCGGGCGGTCTCAACGCTCTGCAGACCGCTGCCATCACGATCGCGCTGCCGTTCAGCGTGGTCATGCTGCTGATGTGCTGGTCGACGGTCGTCGCCTTCAGCCGCGAGCGCCGGGCGTATGCGAAGGCCGAGCGCGCGCAGTTCATCGACAAGATCGGCGACTACTACGGGCTGGAGGTCGAGGCGCACGACGCGACGGGCGTGTTCGGCGCACAGCCGCGCTGGATGCGCCGGCTGCAGCGCACGTTCGGCCTGCAGGTCGCCCCAGCCGACCCCGCGCGGGTGACGCCGGGGGCGCTGTCGGCCGAGAGCCATGTCGACTCCACCCCGTCGACCCTCGACGTCGACGAGCTGATCGCCGAAGACGAACTGGCGGGACTCGACGATCCGGATGTGCGCCCGCAGGACACCGGCCCGTTCCTGAAGGACTGA
- a CDS encoding copper homeostasis protein CutC, whose product MPIDLEVAVQNCAGVRIAREIGAARVELTQALALGGLTPSRATIELALETAGHDGPEVHVLVRPRAGDFHYDRDEYEAMERDVRHALAAGAHGVVIGCQDATGTLDRDGLARLRDAAAGAAVTLHRVIDTTPDPLAALHLARELGLSRVLSSGGASRALDGLDVLRALVREAAGEIEVMAGSGISGADVVTVAATGVDAVHFSAKRTVTADGGVRLGSADEGVGGHEVTDLAAARSIVDALAGAQAA is encoded by the coding sequence ATGCCCATCGATCTCGAGGTCGCCGTCCAGAACTGCGCCGGCGTGCGCATCGCCCGGGAGATCGGCGCCGCTCGCGTCGAGCTGACGCAGGCACTCGCGCTCGGAGGTCTCACCCCGTCGCGCGCGACGATCGAGCTCGCGCTCGAGACCGCGGGACACGACGGGCCCGAGGTGCATGTGCTGGTGCGCCCGCGCGCGGGCGATTTCCACTACGACCGAGACGAGTACGAGGCGATGGAGCGCGACGTGCGCCACGCCCTCGCCGCGGGGGCCCACGGGGTGGTGATCGGATGCCAGGACGCGACCGGCACGCTCGACCGCGACGGTCTCGCCCGGCTGCGCGACGCGGCCGCGGGCGCTGCCGTCACCCTGCACCGCGTGATCGACACCACCCCCGACCCCCTCGCAGCCCTGCACCTCGCCCGCGAGCTCGGTCTGAGCCGCGTGCTCAGCTCGGGAGGCGCCTCCCGGGCTCTCGACGGTCTCGACGTGCTGCGCGCTCTCGTGCGCGAGGCGGCGGGGGAGATCGAGGTGATGGCCGGCAGCGGCATCAGCGGCGCCGATGTGGTGACCGTCGCGGCCACCGGCGTCGACGCCGTGCACTTCTCGGCCAAGCGCACCGTCACCGCCGACGGCGGCGTGCGGCTGGGGTCGGCCGATGAGGGAGTGGGCGGGCACGAGGTCACCGACCTCGCCGCCGCCCGTTCGATCGTCGACGCGCTCGCCGGTGCTCAGGCGGCGTGA
- a CDS encoding DUF6226 family protein, whose protein sequence is MTAYVRPAIASPVFIDDDDQVIEYGRRWPGSPPEEAYSVDRHPERFAPLHAVADALIAHLRTAYDVQVHEGIDLASDLLRLHDDVVRAVRVAPNDPACAALTFVYTGYPGVLLHAGLLHDFPYPVCGCEACDSEWTTEADDLEQQVLAVAEGRYRESVDAGRRPWVEAETTFPNGSRSGRSRGEDLPAERLAAASPILTGRTSPWAPWPPAARC, encoded by the coding sequence ATGACCGCCTATGTGCGCCCTGCGATCGCGTCGCCCGTCTTCATCGACGACGACGACCAGGTGATCGAGTACGGCCGACGATGGCCCGGCTCCCCACCCGAAGAGGCCTACTCGGTCGATCGGCACCCCGAGCGCTTCGCTCCCCTGCACGCGGTGGCCGATGCACTCATCGCCCATCTGCGCACCGCATACGACGTGCAGGTGCACGAGGGCATCGACCTCGCGTCCGACCTGCTCCGCCTCCACGACGATGTCGTCCGTGCGGTGCGAGTCGCGCCGAACGACCCGGCGTGCGCAGCGCTGACGTTCGTGTACACGGGTTATCCCGGCGTTCTCCTGCACGCCGGCCTGCTGCACGACTTCCCCTACCCGGTCTGCGGATGCGAGGCGTGCGACTCCGAATGGACCACAGAGGCCGACGACCTCGAGCAGCAGGTGCTGGCGGTCGCCGAGGGCCGTTACCGCGAGAGCGTCGACGCCGGACGAAGGCCATGGGTGGAGGCCGAGACGACATTCCCGAACGGATCGCGGTCGGGCCGATCGCGCGGCGAAGATCTGCCGGCCGAGCGGCTGGCCGCCGCGTCGCCGATCCTCACCGGCCGCACGAGCCCCTGGGCGCCGTGGCCTCCGGCCGCGCGGTGCTGA
- a CDS encoding MarR family winged helix-turn-helix transcriptional regulator, which produces MTADSDEHDDSAAELRYALFRLTRRLRSARALDAMSDAQLAALGALRVHGRRTLSALAEHEHVTAPTMSATVNGLADLGLVVRVPDDDDRRRVYVEITPQGESVVIETIRRRNRLLADLIDAQHFDDDELAVLHAASALLKRMADA; this is translated from the coding sequence ATGACTGCCGACTCCGACGAACACGACGACTCCGCCGCCGAGCTGCGTTACGCCCTCTTCCGCCTCACCAGGCGTCTGCGATCCGCGCGCGCCCTCGACGCGATGAGCGACGCGCAGCTGGCCGCCCTCGGCGCTCTGCGCGTCCACGGACGTCGCACGCTGTCCGCACTCGCCGAGCACGAGCACGTGACCGCCCCGACGATGAGCGCGACGGTCAACGGACTCGCCGACCTCGGCCTCGTCGTGCGGGTTCCCGATGACGACGACCGGCGCCGCGTCTACGTCGAGATCACCCCGCAGGGCGAGAGCGTCGTGATCGAGACGATCCGCCGGCGCAACCGCCTGCTGGCCGATCTCATCGACGCCCAGCACTTCGACGACGACGAGCTCGCCGTGCTGCACGCCGCATCGGCGCTGCTGAAGAGGATGGCCGACGCATGA
- the pnuC gene encoding nicotinamide riboside transporter PnuC encodes MADLLHWLIDAFDAQIVIGSSALLVREVVGNVFGLASALGAMRRRLWAWPVGIVGNLLLLTVFLGSLLGTEHTANLLGQAGRQVMFIAVSIYGWARWRRARDGEGHAVTPRWASGRTRVLLIGALLVGTAALTPLFRMLGSYEPVWSDAWTFVGSLLATWAMAKGWVEFWLIWVAVDAVGVPLLFSAGYYATAFMYLFYGVFTIVGFFVWMRASRGAKPRIDTDLPDPTVRGGRG; translated from the coding sequence GTGGCGGATCTTCTGCATTGGCTGATCGACGCGTTCGACGCGCAGATCGTCATCGGCTCGTCCGCGCTGCTCGTGCGCGAAGTCGTCGGCAACGTGTTCGGGCTCGCCAGCGCACTCGGCGCGATGCGCAGACGGCTGTGGGCATGGCCGGTCGGCATCGTCGGCAACCTGCTTCTGCTCACGGTCTTCCTCGGCAGTCTGCTCGGCACCGAGCACACAGCGAACCTGCTCGGCCAGGCCGGACGGCAGGTGATGTTCATCGCCGTCTCGATCTACGGCTGGGCGCGCTGGCGTCGGGCACGCGACGGCGAGGGGCACGCGGTCACCCCGCGCTGGGCGTCGGGACGCACCCGGGTGCTGCTGATCGGTGCGCTGCTGGTGGGCACGGCGGCGCTCACGCCGCTGTTCCGGATGCTCGGCTCGTACGAGCCGGTGTGGAGTGACGCGTGGACCTTCGTCGGATCGCTGCTCGCCACCTGGGCGATGGCGAAGGGCTGGGTCGAGTTCTGGCTGATCTGGGTGGCGGTGGATGCGGTGGGCGTGCCGCTGCTGTTCTCTGCCGGCTACTACGCCACCGCCTTCATGTACCTCTTCTACGGGGTGTTCACCATCGTCGGCTTCTTCGTGTGGATGCGCGCCTCGCGCGGCGCCAAGCCGCGCATCGACACCGACCTGCCCGACCCGACCGTGCGCGGCGGGCGCGGTTAA
- a CDS encoding molybdopterin-dependent oxidoreductase gives MEGSLRRRGVAAAAGIAAAVLGAGAGELLAALFAPSASPFAVVGGALIDAAPTWAKDTAIAWFGTADKAALLVGISIVLLALAAVAGIVEVRRPRAGVIALAVVGVAVGVLALTRADAGSPAWLPSAVAGATAATALRMLVRSAPFARAASAPANGAAAATAQAPDPQTPPARTRPANTERPTAENAPTTASGSATASGHDRANAPTTASGSATASASAPVSASSPSRRTFLAWAGGTTLVGIALAAAGALTKAGSAAVTVARDALRLPGAASPAPAMPPGAQFDVAGLPPLITPNRDFYRIDTALIMPTVDPAEWRLRIHGMVEKEVTLTWDELLSLPLTERAVTLSCVSNPVGGDLVGNAVWLGYPIRELLARAVPHADADMVLSTSADGFTAGTPLEALTDDRDALLTIGMNGEPLPLAHGFPVRMVVPGLYGYVSATKWVTELEVTRFDRARAYWTDRGWSAKGPIKLQSRIDVPRARSGLDAGDSVIAGVAWQPGTGISGVEVQVDDGPWERAELASALSDDTWVQWRLPWRAQSGDHRIRCRALGADGAAQTDAIAPPAPEGATGWHTISVTVT, from the coding sequence ATGGAGGGCTCACTCCGGCGGCGCGGCGTCGCGGCAGCGGCAGGCATCGCCGCGGCGGTGCTCGGCGCGGGTGCCGGCGAGCTGCTCGCCGCACTGTTCGCCCCCTCGGCCAGTCCCTTCGCCGTGGTCGGCGGGGCGCTGATCGACGCCGCGCCGACATGGGCGAAGGACACCGCGATCGCCTGGTTCGGCACCGCAGACAAGGCAGCGCTGCTCGTCGGCATCTCGATCGTGCTGCTCGCGCTGGCCGCCGTGGCCGGCATCGTCGAGGTGCGACGGCCCCGCGCCGGTGTGATCGCGCTGGCCGTGGTCGGCGTGGCCGTCGGCGTGCTCGCGCTCACCAGAGCGGATGCCGGATCGCCGGCGTGGCTGCCATCGGCCGTCGCCGGGGCGACCGCCGCGACGGCGCTCCGGATGCTGGTGCGCAGCGCTCCGTTCGCACGCGCGGCATCCGCGCCTGCGAACGGCGCGGCCGCAGCCACGGCGCAGGCACCCGACCCGCAGACCCCACCGGCGCGCACCCGACCGGCGAACACCGAGAGGCCGACCGCTGAGAACGCGCCGACCACGGCGTCCGGATCTGCCACGGCATCCGGGCATGACAGGGCGAACGCGCCGACCACGGCATCCGGATCTGCCACGGCATCCGCATCTGCCCCCGTATCCGCCTCTTCCCCCTCACGTCGCACCTTCCTCGCCTGGGCCGGCGGCACGACCCTCGTCGGCATCGCCCTGGCTGCGGCGGGCGCGCTCACCAAGGCAGGCTCTGCGGCAGTGACCGTCGCCCGAGACGCACTGCGGCTGCCCGGCGCGGCCTCTCCTGCACCCGCCATGCCGCCCGGCGCCCAGTTCGACGTCGCGGGGCTGCCGCCGCTGATCACGCCGAACCGCGACTTCTACCGCATCGACACGGCGCTCATCATGCCGACCGTCGATCCCGCCGAGTGGCGGCTGCGCATCCACGGGATGGTCGAGAAGGAGGTCACGCTCACGTGGGACGAGCTGCTCTCGCTGCCGCTCACCGAGCGTGCCGTGACGCTGTCGTGCGTCTCGAATCCCGTGGGCGGCGATCTGGTCGGCAACGCCGTGTGGCTCGGCTACCCGATCCGCGAGCTGCTCGCGCGCGCGGTCCCCCACGCCGACGCCGACATGGTGCTCTCGACCTCGGCCGACGGCTTCACCGCGGGCACCCCGCTGGAGGCGCTGACCGACGACCGCGACGCCCTGCTCACGATCGGCATGAACGGCGAGCCGCTGCCGCTCGCACACGGCTTCCCCGTGCGCATGGTCGTGCCCGGGCTGTACGGCTACGTGTCGGCGACGAAGTGGGTGACCGAGCTCGAGGTGACCCGCTTCGATCGTGCTCGCGCGTACTGGACCGACCGCGGCTGGTCGGCGAAGGGCCCGATCAAGCTGCAGTCCCGGATCGACGTGCCACGCGCACGAAGCGGCCTCGATGCGGGCGACTCGGTGATCGCGGGCGTGGCCTGGCAGCCGGGAACCGGCATCTCGGGGGTCGAGGTGCAGGTCGACGACGGCCCGTGGGAGCGCGCCGAGCTGGCATCCGCCCTCTCCGACGACACCTGGGTGCAGTGGCGCCTGCCCTGGCGGGCGCAATCAGGCGATCACCGCATCCGCTGCCGTGCGCTCGGCGCCGACGGCGCAGCGCAGACCGACGCCATCGCCCCTCCCGCCCCCGAGGGGGCGACCGGCTGGCACACGATCTCGGTCACCGTCACCTGA
- a CDS encoding MFS transporter — MSTNSSGMFRSFRSFNYRTWFLGGVISNVGGWMQATAQDWVVLTELTDNDATAMGITMALQFAPPLVLVSLTGWVADRFDRRRVLLCTQAALMLLAIGVAALLLTGVMTLPLMFVFAAAFGVANAFDAPARQAFVSDMVSLEDTSNAVALNSAAFNMARLVGPAIGGILIVLLGSGWVFVANAVTFLAMIVALMLIRVNELTPRVKNRRGGGLGEGFRYVWGRPDLLVVFVMVFLIGAFGMNFPIFASTMALEFGRDADGYGVLSSVLAIGSLTGALLAARRERARVRVLVIAAGGFGVASLISAVMPTYWSYGATLMFVGFTIVSMLTTANGYVQTTTDAAVRGRVLALYMAVIMGSTPIGAPIAGWIVDAFSARTSIAVGGIAGILAFGIGIGWMLWSGRLHRRDGRRFQLTLDETRPLSVIRAMDPASFDDRTTATTPIRLVEPRDDKD; from the coding sequence ATGAGCACGAACTCGTCGGGCATGTTCCGCTCGTTCCGCAGCTTCAACTACCGCACCTGGTTCCTCGGGGGCGTGATCTCGAACGTCGGCGGCTGGATGCAGGCCACCGCCCAGGACTGGGTGGTGCTCACCGAGCTCACCGACAACGACGCCACGGCGATGGGCATCACCATGGCGCTGCAGTTCGCCCCTCCCCTCGTGCTCGTGAGCCTGACCGGCTGGGTGGCCGACCGCTTCGATCGCCGTCGCGTGCTGCTGTGCACCCAGGCCGCGCTCATGCTGCTCGCGATCGGCGTGGCGGCTCTGCTGCTGACCGGTGTGATGACCCTGCCGCTCATGTTCGTCTTCGCGGCCGCGTTCGGCGTCGCCAACGCCTTCGACGCCCCGGCGAGGCAGGCGTTCGTCTCAGACATGGTCAGCCTCGAGGACACCTCCAACGCCGTGGCCCTCAACTCCGCCGCCTTCAACATGGCCCGTCTCGTCGGACCGGCCATCGGCGGCATCCTCATCGTGCTGCTCGGGTCGGGGTGGGTGTTCGTGGCCAACGCGGTCACCTTCCTCGCGATGATCGTCGCCCTCATGCTGATCAGGGTGAACGAGCTCACACCCCGGGTGAAGAACAGGCGCGGCGGCGGACTGGGCGAGGGCTTCCGGTACGTCTGGGGCCGCCCCGATCTGCTGGTCGTGTTCGTGATGGTGTTCCTCATCGGCGCGTTCGGCATGAACTTCCCCATCTTCGCCTCCACCATGGCGCTCGAGTTCGGACGCGATGCCGACGGCTACGGCGTGCTCAGCTCGGTGCTCGCGATCGGCTCGCTGACGGGAGCCCTGCTCGCAGCGCGGCGCGAGCGCGCCCGGGTGCGGGTGCTGGTGATCGCGGCAGGAGGGTTCGGCGTGGCATCCCTCATCTCCGCCGTCATGCCGACCTACTGGTCGTACGGCGCGACGCTCATGTTCGTCGGCTTCACGATCGTGTCGATGCTCACCACCGCCAACGGGTACGTGCAGACGACGACCGACGCCGCGGTGCGAGGGCGCGTCCTGGCGCTGTACATGGCGGTCATCATGGGATCGACCCCGATCGGCGCTCCGATCGCCGGATGGATCGTCGACGCCTTCTCGGCGCGCACCTCCATCGCCGTCGGCGGCATCGCGGGCATCCTCGCGTTCGGTATCGGCATCGGATGGATGCTCTGGTCGGGCCGGCTGCACCGCCGCGACGGCCGGCGCTTCCAGCTCACGCTCGACGAGACCCGCCCGCTGTCGGTCATCCGGGCCATGGACCCCGCCTCGTTCGACGACCGGACGACGGCGACCACCCCGATCAGGCTCGTCGAGCCCCGAGACGACAAGGACTGA
- a CDS encoding multidrug effflux MFS transporter, whose translation MARHQRRLMLALGALTAFGPISLDVYLPSLPQLGADLGASESLTQFTMSACMIGLALGQLLWGPISDRFGRRMPLILAISGFAVTSVLCALAPTIESLIAIRILQGLCGAAGMVISRAVVHDVFSGAEAIAAYSTLAAVMGVAPVLAPLVGGAVATVSDWRGVFIALAVIGLLLLIVAASSVPETLDGTSRTTGGIVSDLRGIGSAVANRGFMLTAITLGFASIALFTYLQLSPFVLQEQFGLSAQEFALVFAVNSVGIMAVAQLNRRLAGRVAGLRLVSWTLSAAIAASIAMTLAGMLGSPVAWVLVPLFVAMSMHGVNNPSLTAIALGRIRHSAGSASAVLGTLMMLLGAFVPPLVSMLGVSATIMSATMLASFTVALVLLLCHPRTVKGV comes from the coding sequence GTGGCGCGGCACCAGCGCCGGCTGATGCTCGCGCTCGGCGCGCTCACGGCCTTCGGACCCATCTCGCTCGACGTCTACCTGCCGTCGCTGCCCCAGCTCGGCGCAGACCTGGGCGCCTCCGAGTCGCTCACGCAGTTCACCATGAGCGCATGCATGATCGGCCTCGCGCTCGGGCAGCTGCTCTGGGGACCGATCAGCGATCGCTTCGGCCGCCGGATGCCCCTGATCCTGGCCATCTCGGGCTTCGCGGTCACGTCGGTGCTCTGCGCGCTCGCGCCGACCATCGAGTCGCTCATCGCGATCCGCATCCTGCAGGGCCTGTGCGGCGCCGCCGGGATGGTCATCTCGAGAGCGGTCGTGCACGACGTGTTCTCGGGTGCGGAGGCCATCGCCGCGTATTCGACCCTCGCCGCCGTGATGGGGGTGGCTCCCGTGCTCGCGCCGCTGGTCGGCGGCGCGGTGGCCACGGTGTCGGACTGGCGCGGCGTCTTCATCGCCCTGGCCGTGATCGGCCTGCTGCTGCTGATCGTGGCCGCATCGTCCGTTCCCGAGACGCTCGACGGCACCTCCCGCACGACTGGCGGCATCGTCAGCGACCTGCGCGGCATCGGCTCGGCCGTCGCGAACCGCGGGTTCATGCTCACGGCGATCACCCTCGGCTTCGCATCGATCGCCCTGTTCACCTACCTGCAGCTGTCGCCGTTCGTGCTGCAGGAGCAGTTCGGTCTCAGCGCACAGGAGTTCGCACTCGTCTTCGCGGTGAACTCCGTCGGCATCATGGCGGTGGCGCAGCTGAACCGGCGCCTCGCCGGCCGGGTCGCGGGCCTGCGCCTGGTGAGCTGGACGCTGAGCGCGGCCATCGCGGCGTCGATCGCGATGACGCTGGCCGGGATGCTCGGTTCGCCCGTGGCGTGGGTGCTCGTGCCCCTCTTCGTCGCCATGTCGATGCACGGGGTGAACAACCCCTCGCTCACCGCCATCGCGCTGGGCCGGATCCGGCACAGCGCGGGGTCGGCCTCGGCGGTGCTGGGCACGCTCATGATGCTGCTCGGTGCCTTCGTGCCTCCACTCGTGTCGATGCTCGGGGTGTCGGCGACGATCATGTCGGCGACGATGCTGGCATCCTTCACCGTCGCCCTGGTGCTGCTCCTCTGCCATCCGCGCACTGTCAAGGGGGTGTGA